Proteins from one Salifodinibacter halophilus genomic window:
- a CDS encoding C4-dicarboxylate ABC transporter permease, translating to SQGINSGNDRVDQEITGVFPSVSDLRSIAPVSVGSGILGSFIGAIPGAGGDIAAFITYNEATRWLKDSAPSFGEGNIRGVA from the coding sequence TCCCAAGGCATCAACAGCGGGAACGACCGCGTCGACCAGGAGATAACCGGCGTGTTCCCCTCGGTTTCGGACCTGCGGTCCATCGCGCCGGTCAGCGTCGGGTCGGGCATTCTCGGGTCGTTCATCGGCGCGATTCCCGGCGCTGGCGGCGACATCGCGGCGTTCATCACGTACAACGAGGCAACCCGCTGGCTCAAAGACAGCGCCCCGTCGTTCGGCGAGGGGAACATCCGCGGCGTCGC